A genomic region of Nymphaea colorata isolate Beijing-Zhang1983 chromosome 2, ASM883128v2, whole genome shotgun sequence contains the following coding sequences:
- the LOC116248168 gene encoding uncharacterized protein LOC116248168 isoform X1, translating to MSLYSSNRKRTREDEAGPSSAASSSNGGGFDFDVFLSFRGKDTRGRFTSHLYKELNQRGISAFIDSEGLRKGEKISELFPYMEATQVFVPVLSKNYAESKWCLLEAAKMLELHKADEENRWIIPVFLDVAPSDIKDDSGSLQASITECQKKSKLDKEKAEKYRCVLRTLGQIAGYSLITDANGDEAKFCTMICDRISGILKRIPFGMQPIGIDYQINEVMNMLDGEPNGISVVGICGKGGIGKTTIAMTIFDKLSREFRYSSFISDVRETAKEHKDLRWLQAKLISDISNEKSVTIDMVDRGIGKIREKLGHRTVLIVLDDIDDAEQLDALIGDQVHMKREHLFGAGSKIIVTTRSRDVLIAHGFSIYCPKELEYQQSLKLFCLHAFKVKPPTSEFLDLSEKIVKVAGGLPLALKVFGSHFCSLNGVKKVWEVELGKLQKHSHKKVIKRLKISYDGLDFSEKYAFLDIACFLIGSTKQQALCMWEECYAADSAINVLESKSLISIDVDNKIRMHDQIQDMGRWIVKNAGNLNPYMYSRLWEREDVYKVLKVAKRNNSVEGIVLNTEEECGTDLVGTKAFKDMSNLRLLRLNFVSFQEFDITDFPEGLKWLEWKGCEMETLFFDHRFNNLVILNLSRSNIMQLQWGQKQFYRLKVLDLSYCSYLERTPNFDCIPQLEKLLLDGCNALNDIDTSICLLRNLNILSMRDCASLEELPNHIGLQQKGQSSMSNMSKLEELNLQGCEQLQCLPRLPSSLKRLLLQGCKKLKIVHGFENLKSIELLNMDGCEGINYFFTCKLYQGNTFTHLEELSISGINTMSDGENYSFAVPLCLSSPLLLENLQCYGGSGNLCNGYIKVCLKDMEDNQAFYETILSIYRDIDKETDDVLCYTVSFPKCDDINLFIGLSAPCLICVSTIDNFPLERVHILLKSANKWSGKYSKVIHVDESSANSWRISTKQSQLLPSIPLQVSESTSENYTFGFDVLVSFTKVDIVPNFVDSLCKALQAHGILIFNGEDDESKGVKVEEMLKRINKLPICIPIFSKCFSQSKWCLSSVAKMVEYKKLILPVYFQVAPLDIGRQRGDFGTYFSKHDDEKREIVEGWRKALEVIVTQCNHQLIYETKRYTEEIISIIRDRISSMLNSIGSRVRTILMDPRANGVMTLLGKKTDGVCMVGIYGQSGIGKTTIAKAVYEQLSHKFDGSAFILDVGALARTGELMSPKGKARQFGRQKKVLIVFDNVDGLDAFESDQIFDRALFGEGSKIIIIAKDKKELTSCGLQEVNIYFACELNNTQSLRLLGYHAFKGKQPTAEIVELARKVTEFAGGLPLALVVLGSLLSSMRTKEEWESMLEKLSSAPGEGLDKVLKVSMDALHPHQQQVFFDIACLKECAPSLWKDIGHYPGNTIKFLEERCLISLDAQDGPRMHDPIRDWGRRWIAQEGYKCSTPAMNIFGLDLQQQNIFLDIACYLIGREEEYATYMWEDCGYSPTDAIKVLQDRCLIRIDEDGRFKMKDYIRNMGRSMVEKGELSPCMYGRIWNENLPESLRDWEGWSNDQIEGINALLSWHLRAVRIEAMGNVRVAHLIRCYFLQPQPLKNLRWLRMEMCVVDSWLLNDGGILENLVVLQLHYCRMWSRGEEDVVVASNKRQVVFKKLKVLEILGCQRVSLDFSLMPSILKLVIEESREFDETPKTIAGLSKLKYLRITDCQGLKKLSSSVSNLSSLETLQLGGCRKLQKLPECLGDLAALGELILSGCQSLEKIYNSIIKLNRLHTIDISGCRSLPYLPQLPSSLITLDASGCTNLRQVADMSSLKDLKTLNLDGCDVLQDLPGLHNLKSLTFLKLPFHISQREKL from the exons ATGTCCCTATATTCTTCAAATAGAAAGAGGACTAGGGAGGACGAAGCAGGGCCTTCTAGTGCTGCATCGTCTTCTAATGGTGGTGGCTTTGATTTCGACGTGTTTTTGAGCTTCAGGGGGAAGGACACAAGGGGCCGCTTCACTAGCCATCTTTATAAGGAGCTGAACCAGCGGGGCATATCTGCCTTCATCGACAGTGAGGGCCTGCGGAAGGGTGAAAAAATAAGCGAGCTCTTCCCATACATGGAAGCAACCCAGGTTTTTGTGCCTGTGTTGTCCAAGAACTACGCCGAGTCTAAATGGTGTCTACTGGAGGCTGCCAAGATGTTGGAACTTCACAAAGCTGATGAGGAGAATAGGTGGATTATACCTGTCTTCCTTGATGTTGCTCCTTCTGACATCAAAGATGATAGTGGATCCTTACAAGCTTCTATTACAGAATGCCAGAAGAAAAGTAAATTAGACAAGGAAAAGGCAGAAAAGTATAGATGTGTCTTGAGAACCCTTGGGCAAATTGCTGGATATAGTCTCATAACTGATGCAAACGG GGATGAAGCAAAATTCTGCACCATGATATGTGATCGGATTTCTGGCATATTGAAGCGGATACCATTTGGTATGCAACCTATTGGGATTGATTATCAAATAAATGAGGTGATGAACATGTTGGATGGAGAACCGAATGGCATTTCCGTAGTTGGAATTTGTGGAAAAGGTGGTATCGGGAAGACAACGATTGCAATGACCATCTTCGATAAGCTCTCTCGAGAATTTAGATATAGCAGCTTTATCTCAGATGTCAGGGAAACAGCGAAGGAGCACAAGGACCTTCGCTGGCTACAAGCCAAGCTTATCTCTGATATCTCAAACGAGAAAAGTGTAACCATAGACATGGTTGACAGAGGGATtggaaaaataagagaaaaactTGGACACAGGACGGTCCTCATAGTTCTGGATGATATTGATGACGCTGAACAACTTGATGCATTAATAGGTGACCAAGTACATATGAAACGAGAGCATTTGTTCGGCGCAGGAAGTAAGATCATTGTCACTACAAGAAGCAGGGATGTACTGATTGCTCATGGTTTCAGTATATATTGTCCCAAGGAGCTAGAATATCAACAATCACTTAAATTGTTTTGCCTTCATGCATTTAAGGTTAAGCCACCAACATCGGAGTTTCTTGACTTATCAGAGAAGATTGTCAAAGTTGCAGGGGGTTTGCCATTAGCTCTGAAAGTGTTTGGGTCACATTTTTGCTCATTAAATGGAGTTAAAAAAGTATGGGAGGTTGAGTTGGGAAAACTGCAAAAACATTCACATAAAAAGGTTATTAAAAGACTGAAAATAAGCTACGATGGATTGGATTTTTCAGAGAAGTATGCATTCTTAGATATAGCATGTTTCCTCATTGGGTCAACTAAACAGCAAGCATTATGCATGTGGGAAGAATGCTATGCTGCAGATAGTGCAATTAATGTTCTCGAAAGCAAGTCGCTTATCAGTATCGATGTTGACAATAAGATCAGAATGCATGATCAAATTCAAGATATGGGAAGATGGATAGTAAAAAATGCAGGAAATCTCAATCCTTACATGTACAGTAGACTTTGGGAAAGGGAGGACGTGTACAAGGTACTAAAGGTTGCCAAG AGAAATAATTCAGTGGAAGGTATTGTTCTCAATACAGAAGAGGAATGTGGTACTGATTTGGTCGGCACTAAAGCATTTAAGGACATGTCCAACTTAAGATTACTGCGTCTCAATTTTGTTAGCTTCCAGGAGTTTGACATTACTGACTTTCCTGAAGGACTAAAATGGCTAGAATGGAAGGGATGTGAGATGGAGACTCTGTTTTTTGATCATAGGTTTAACAACCTTGTTATCCTTAATCTATCACGAAGCAACATCATGCAACTACAATGGGGACAAAAG CAGTTTTATAGACTGAAGGTCCTTGATCTTTCATACTGTTCGTATCTTGAACGTACACCCAACTTCGACTGCATCCCCCAACTGGAGAAATTGCTCCTTGATGGCTGCAATGCATTGAATGATATTGATACGTCCATTTGCCTTCTTAGAAACTTAAACATCCTAAGTATGAGGGATTGTGCATCTCTGGAGGAGCTGCCCAACCATATCGGATTGCAACAAAAAGGGCAAAGTTCAATGTCTAACATGTCCAAGCTTGAGGAACTCAATCTGCAAGGTTGTGAACAGCTTCAATGTCTTCCTCGACTTCCATCATCTTTGAAAAGACTGCTTCTGCAAGGATGTAAGAAGTTGAAAATTGTtcatggatttgaaaatttgaaatcgaTAGAACTATTAAACATGGATGGATGCGAAGGAATCAACTATTTTTTCACGTGCAAACTAtatcag GGGAATACCTTCACACATTTAGAGGAGTTGAGCATTTCAGGAATTAACACCATGAGTGACGGCGAAAACTACTCTTTTGCAGTTCCACTTTGTTTAAGTAGTCCATTACTTCTAGAGAATTTGCAGTGTTATGGGGGTTCGGGCAATCTATGCAATGGCTACATTAAAGTGTGTCTAAAGGATATGGAAGACAATCAAGCATTCTATGAGACCATACTCAGCATCTACCGTGACATTGACAAAGAAACTGATGATGTTTTGTGCTACACtgtttcttttccaaaatgTGATGATATAAATTTATTCATCGGCCTTTCTGCACCTTGTTTAATATGTGTGTCTACGATCGATAACTTCCCTCTAGAAAGGGTTCATATTCTGCTTAAAAGCGCTAACAAATGGAGTGGAAAGTATTCTAAAGTGATTCATGTAGATGAGAGTTCTGCAAATTCATGGAGGATTTCCACCAAGCAAAGCCAACTTTTACCGTCAATTCCGTTACAAGTATCAGAGTCTACATCCGAAAATTATACATTCGGGTTCGATGTGTTGGTCAGCTTTACAAAGGTAGATATTGTCCCAAATTTCGTGGACAGTCTATGCAAGGCCCTACAAGCCCATGGCATCCTCATATTTAATGGGGAAGATGATGAGAGCAAGGGGGTCAAAGTTGAGGAAATGCTTAAACGCATCAACAAACTGCCCATCTGCATACCCATCTTCTCGAAGTGCTTTTCTCAATCAAAGTGGTGCCTTAGTTCAGTTGCCAAGATGGTAGAATATAAAAAGTTGATTTTACCTGTATACTTTCAGGTGGCTCCTTTAGATATTGGACGTCAGAGAGGAGACTTTggaacatatttttcaaaacatgatgatgaaaaaagagaaattgtgGAAGGTTGGAGAAAAGCATTGGAAGTTATAGTTACACAATGCAATCACCAACTTATCTACGAAACAAAGAG GTATACGGAAGAAATTATCTCCATCATACGTGATCGGATTTCTAGCATGTTAAACTCTATTGGATCCAGAGTACGTACTATCCTGATGGATCCTCGTGCAAACGGTGTGATGACACTGTTGGGGAAAAAAACTGACGGTGTTTGCATGGTTGGAATCTATGGACAAAGTGGAATCGGGAAGACGACAATTGCAAAAGCTGTATATGAGCAACTATCTCATAAATTTGACGGCAGTGCCTTCATCCTTGATGTTGGGGCCCTTGCTAGAACGGGCGAGCTTATGTCACCAAAAGGAAAGGCACGGCAGTTTGGACGACAGAAAAAAGTGCTTATAGTCTTTGACAATGTTGATGGACTTGATGCATTTGAAAGTGACCAAATATTTGATCGAGCATTGTTTGGTGAAGGAAGCAAGATAATTATCATAGCAAAGGACAAAAAGGAACTCACTAGTTGTGGACTGCAGGAGGTCAACATTTATTTTGCCTGCGAGCTGAACAACACGCAATCACTTCGATTGCTTGGGTACCATGCATTTAAAGGTAAGCAACCAACAGCTGAGATTGTTGAATTAGCAAGGAAGGTGACAGAATTTGCTGGAGGATTGCCATTAGCTCTTGTGGTACTTGGCTCACTCCTTTCGAGTATGAGAACCAAAGAAGAATGGGAAAGCATGTTGGAAAAATTATCAAGTGCTCCGGGTGAAGGTTTAGATAAAGTACTTAAAGTAAGCATGGATGCTCTACATCCTCATCAACAACAAGTATTTTTTGACATAGCATGTCTAAAAGAGTGTGCACCTTCACTATGGAAGGACATTGGACACTATCCAGGCAATACCATCAAATTTCTTGAAGAGAGGTGTCTCATTAGCCTTGATGCTCAAGACGGACCTAGGATGCACGACCCCATCCGAGATTGGGGTCGAAGATGGATAGCACAAGAAGGCTACAAGTGCTCGACGCCGGCCATGAACATTTTTGGGTTGGATCTTCAGCAGCAGAATATATTTTTGGACATAGCATGTTATCTCATTGGCCGTGAAGAGGAGTATGCAACTTATATGTGGGAGGATTGTGGGTACTCTCCAACCGATGCAATCAAAGTTCTTCAGGACAGGTGTCTTATAAGGATCGATGAGGATGGCAGGTTCAAGATGAAAGACTACATTCGAAATATGGGCAGATCGATGGTTGAAAAAGGTGAACTCAGTCCTTGTATGTATGGCAGAATTTGGAACGAGAATTTGCCAGAGAGTCTTCGGGATTGGGAG GGCTGGAGCAATGATCAGATCGAAGGTATTAATGCTCTCCTTAGTTGGCATTTGAGGGCTGTTAGGATTGAAGCAATGGGCAATGTAAGAGTGGCCCATCTTATACGTTGCTATTTCCTTCAGCCACAGCCTTTAAAGAATCTCAGATGGCTACGGATGGAAATGTGTGTTGTTGATAGCTGGTTATTGAATGACGGAGGCATCCTTGAGAATCTTGTTGTCCTGCAACTGCATTACTGTCGCATGTGGTCGCGGGGTGAGGAAGACGTGGTCGTTGCAAGCAATAAACGTCAAGTG GTCTTCAAGAAACTGAAGGTTCTAGAGATCTTAGGTTGTCAACGTGTGTCTCTTGATTTCTCACTCATGCCGAGCATATTGAAACTGGTGATTGAGGAGTCGCGGGAATTTGATGAAACTCCCAAGACGATTGCGGGCCTTAGTAAGCTCAAATACTTGAGAATTACAGACTGTCAGGGACTGAAGAAACTATCCAGCAGTGTCAGTAACTTGAGTTCCCTTGAAACCCTTCAGCTTGGAGGATGCCGAAAGCTTCAAAAGTTGCCAGAATGTCTGGGGGATTTGGCAGCCTTAGGAGAACTCATCCTTTCAGGCTGTCAGTCATTAGAAAAAATTTATAATTCCATAATCAAACTAAACCGTCTACATACCATCGACATCAGTGGCTGTCGGTCTCTTCCATATCTTCCACAACTTCCATCCTCTTTGATCACTCTTGATGCCTCTGGGTGTACCAATTTGAGACAGGTCGCAGATATGTCAAGCCTAAAAGATCTAAAGACTTTGAATCTAGATGGATGTGATGTACTTCAAGACTTACCTGGCCTACACAATTTAAAATCCCTAACATTTTTAAAGCTGCCATTTCATATTAGTCAGAGGGAGAAGCTGTAA
- the LOC116248168 gene encoding uncharacterized protein LOC116248168 isoform X3, translating into MSLYSSNRKRTREDEAGPSSAASSSNGGGFDFDVFLSFRGKDTRGRFTSHLYKELNQRGISAFIDSEGLRKGEKISELFPYMEATQVFVPVLSKNYAESKWCLLEAAKMLELHKADEENRWIIPVFLDVAPSDIKDDSGSLQASITECQKKSKLDKEKAEKYRCVLRTLGQIAGYSLITDANGDEAKFCTMICDRISGILKRIPFGMQPIGIDYQINEVMNMLDGEPNGISVVGICGKGGIGKTTIAMTIFDKLSREFRYSSFISDVRETAKEHKDLRWLQAKLISDISNEKSVTIDMVDRGIGKIREKLGHRTVLIVLDDIDDAEQLDALIGDQVHMKREHLFGAGSKIIVTTRSRDVLIAHGFSIYCPKELEYQQSLKLFCLHAFKVKPPTSEFLDLSEKIVKVAGGLPLALKVFGSHFCSLNGVKKVWEVELGKLQKHSHKKVIKRLKISYDGLDFSEKYAFLDIACFLIGSTKQQALCMWEECYAADSAINVLESKSLISIDVDNKIRMHDQIQDMGRWIVKNAGNLNPYMYSRLWEREDVYKRNNSVEGIVLNTEEECGTDLVGTKAFKDMSNLRLLRLNFVSFQEFDITDFPEGLKWLEWKGCEMETLFFDHRFNNLVILNLSRSNIMQLQWGQKQFYRLKVLDLSYCSYLERTPNFDCIPQLEKLLLDGCNALNDIDTSICLLRNLNILSMRDCASLEELPNHIGLQQKGQSSMSNMSKLEELNLQGCEQLQCLPRLPSSLKRLLLQGCKKLKIVHGFENLKSIELLNMDGCEGINYFFTCKLYQGNTFTHLEELSISGINTMSDGENYSFAVPLCLSSPLLLENLQCYGGSGNLCNGYIKVCLKDMEDNQAFYETILSIYRDIDKETDDVLCYTVSFPKCDDINLFIGLSAPCLICVSTIDNFPLERVHILLKSANKWSGKYSKVIHVDESSANSWRISTKQSQLLPSIPLQVSESTSENYTFGFDVLVSFTKVDIVPNFVDSLCKALQAHGILIFNGEDDESKGVKVEEMLKRINKLPICIPIFSKCFSQSKWCLSSVAKMVEYKKLILPVYFQVAPLDIGRQRGDFGTYFSKHDDEKREIVEGWRKALEVIVTQCNHQLIYETKRYTEEIISIIRDRISSMLNSIGSRVRTILMDPRANGVMTLLGKKTDGVCMVGIYGQSGIGKTTIAKAVYEQLSHKFDGSAFILDVGALARTGELMSPKGKARQFGRQKKVLIVFDNVDGLDAFESDQIFDRALFGEGSKIIIIAKDKKELTSCGLQEVNIYFACELNNTQSLRLLGYHAFKGKQPTAEIVELARKVTEFAGGLPLALVVLGSLLSSMRTKEEWESMLEKLSSAPGEGLDKVLKVSMDALHPHQQQVFFDIACLKECAPSLWKDIGHYPGNTIKFLEERCLISLDAQDGPRMHDPIRDWGRRWIAQEGYKCSTPAMNIFGLDLQQQNIFLDIACYLIGREEEYATYMWEDCGYSPTDAIKVLQDRCLIRIDEDGRFKMKDYIRNMGRSMVEKGELSPCMYGRIWNENLPESLRDWEGWSNDQIEGINALLSWHLRAVRIEAMGNVRVAHLIRCYFLQPQPLKNLRWLRMEMCVVDSWLLNDGGILENLVVLQLHYCRMWSRGEEDVVVASNKRQVVFKKLKVLEILGCQRVSLDFSLMPSILKLVIEESREFDETPKTIAGLSKLKYLRITDCQGLKKLSSSVSNLSSLETLQLGGCRKLQKLPECLGDLAALGELILSGCQSLEKIYNSIIKLNRLHTIDISGCRSLPYLPQLPSSLITLDASGCTNLRQVADMSSLKDLKTLNLDGCDVLQDLPGLHNLKSLTFLKLPFHISQREKL; encoded by the exons ATGTCCCTATATTCTTCAAATAGAAAGAGGACTAGGGAGGACGAAGCAGGGCCTTCTAGTGCTGCATCGTCTTCTAATGGTGGTGGCTTTGATTTCGACGTGTTTTTGAGCTTCAGGGGGAAGGACACAAGGGGCCGCTTCACTAGCCATCTTTATAAGGAGCTGAACCAGCGGGGCATATCTGCCTTCATCGACAGTGAGGGCCTGCGGAAGGGTGAAAAAATAAGCGAGCTCTTCCCATACATGGAAGCAACCCAGGTTTTTGTGCCTGTGTTGTCCAAGAACTACGCCGAGTCTAAATGGTGTCTACTGGAGGCTGCCAAGATGTTGGAACTTCACAAAGCTGATGAGGAGAATAGGTGGATTATACCTGTCTTCCTTGATGTTGCTCCTTCTGACATCAAAGATGATAGTGGATCCTTACAAGCTTCTATTACAGAATGCCAGAAGAAAAGTAAATTAGACAAGGAAAAGGCAGAAAAGTATAGATGTGTCTTGAGAACCCTTGGGCAAATTGCTGGATATAGTCTCATAACTGATGCAAACGG GGATGAAGCAAAATTCTGCACCATGATATGTGATCGGATTTCTGGCATATTGAAGCGGATACCATTTGGTATGCAACCTATTGGGATTGATTATCAAATAAATGAGGTGATGAACATGTTGGATGGAGAACCGAATGGCATTTCCGTAGTTGGAATTTGTGGAAAAGGTGGTATCGGGAAGACAACGATTGCAATGACCATCTTCGATAAGCTCTCTCGAGAATTTAGATATAGCAGCTTTATCTCAGATGTCAGGGAAACAGCGAAGGAGCACAAGGACCTTCGCTGGCTACAAGCCAAGCTTATCTCTGATATCTCAAACGAGAAAAGTGTAACCATAGACATGGTTGACAGAGGGATtggaaaaataagagaaaaactTGGACACAGGACGGTCCTCATAGTTCTGGATGATATTGATGACGCTGAACAACTTGATGCATTAATAGGTGACCAAGTACATATGAAACGAGAGCATTTGTTCGGCGCAGGAAGTAAGATCATTGTCACTACAAGAAGCAGGGATGTACTGATTGCTCATGGTTTCAGTATATATTGTCCCAAGGAGCTAGAATATCAACAATCACTTAAATTGTTTTGCCTTCATGCATTTAAGGTTAAGCCACCAACATCGGAGTTTCTTGACTTATCAGAGAAGATTGTCAAAGTTGCAGGGGGTTTGCCATTAGCTCTGAAAGTGTTTGGGTCACATTTTTGCTCATTAAATGGAGTTAAAAAAGTATGGGAGGTTGAGTTGGGAAAACTGCAAAAACATTCACATAAAAAGGTTATTAAAAGACTGAAAATAAGCTACGATGGATTGGATTTTTCAGAGAAGTATGCATTCTTAGATATAGCATGTTTCCTCATTGGGTCAACTAAACAGCAAGCATTATGCATGTGGGAAGAATGCTATGCTGCAGATAGTGCAATTAATGTTCTCGAAAGCAAGTCGCTTATCAGTATCGATGTTGACAATAAGATCAGAATGCATGATCAAATTCAAGATATGGGAAGATGGATAGTAAAAAATGCAGGAAATCTCAATCCTTACATGTACAGTAGACTTTGGGAAAGGGAGGACGTGTACAAG AGAAATAATTCAGTGGAAGGTATTGTTCTCAATACAGAAGAGGAATGTGGTACTGATTTGGTCGGCACTAAAGCATTTAAGGACATGTCCAACTTAAGATTACTGCGTCTCAATTTTGTTAGCTTCCAGGAGTTTGACATTACTGACTTTCCTGAAGGACTAAAATGGCTAGAATGGAAGGGATGTGAGATGGAGACTCTGTTTTTTGATCATAGGTTTAACAACCTTGTTATCCTTAATCTATCACGAAGCAACATCATGCAACTACAATGGGGACAAAAG CAGTTTTATAGACTGAAGGTCCTTGATCTTTCATACTGTTCGTATCTTGAACGTACACCCAACTTCGACTGCATCCCCCAACTGGAGAAATTGCTCCTTGATGGCTGCAATGCATTGAATGATATTGATACGTCCATTTGCCTTCTTAGAAACTTAAACATCCTAAGTATGAGGGATTGTGCATCTCTGGAGGAGCTGCCCAACCATATCGGATTGCAACAAAAAGGGCAAAGTTCAATGTCTAACATGTCCAAGCTTGAGGAACTCAATCTGCAAGGTTGTGAACAGCTTCAATGTCTTCCTCGACTTCCATCATCTTTGAAAAGACTGCTTCTGCAAGGATGTAAGAAGTTGAAAATTGTtcatggatttgaaaatttgaaatcgaTAGAACTATTAAACATGGATGGATGCGAAGGAATCAACTATTTTTTCACGTGCAAACTAtatcag GGGAATACCTTCACACATTTAGAGGAGTTGAGCATTTCAGGAATTAACACCATGAGTGACGGCGAAAACTACTCTTTTGCAGTTCCACTTTGTTTAAGTAGTCCATTACTTCTAGAGAATTTGCAGTGTTATGGGGGTTCGGGCAATCTATGCAATGGCTACATTAAAGTGTGTCTAAAGGATATGGAAGACAATCAAGCATTCTATGAGACCATACTCAGCATCTACCGTGACATTGACAAAGAAACTGATGATGTTTTGTGCTACACtgtttcttttccaaaatgTGATGATATAAATTTATTCATCGGCCTTTCTGCACCTTGTTTAATATGTGTGTCTACGATCGATAACTTCCCTCTAGAAAGGGTTCATATTCTGCTTAAAAGCGCTAACAAATGGAGTGGAAAGTATTCTAAAGTGATTCATGTAGATGAGAGTTCTGCAAATTCATGGAGGATTTCCACCAAGCAAAGCCAACTTTTACCGTCAATTCCGTTACAAGTATCAGAGTCTACATCCGAAAATTATACATTCGGGTTCGATGTGTTGGTCAGCTTTACAAAGGTAGATATTGTCCCAAATTTCGTGGACAGTCTATGCAAGGCCCTACAAGCCCATGGCATCCTCATATTTAATGGGGAAGATGATGAGAGCAAGGGGGTCAAAGTTGAGGAAATGCTTAAACGCATCAACAAACTGCCCATCTGCATACCCATCTTCTCGAAGTGCTTTTCTCAATCAAAGTGGTGCCTTAGTTCAGTTGCCAAGATGGTAGAATATAAAAAGTTGATTTTACCTGTATACTTTCAGGTGGCTCCTTTAGATATTGGACGTCAGAGAGGAGACTTTggaacatatttttcaaaacatgatgatgaaaaaagagaaattgtgGAAGGTTGGAGAAAAGCATTGGAAGTTATAGTTACACAATGCAATCACCAACTTATCTACGAAACAAAGAG GTATACGGAAGAAATTATCTCCATCATACGTGATCGGATTTCTAGCATGTTAAACTCTATTGGATCCAGAGTACGTACTATCCTGATGGATCCTCGTGCAAACGGTGTGATGACACTGTTGGGGAAAAAAACTGACGGTGTTTGCATGGTTGGAATCTATGGACAAAGTGGAATCGGGAAGACGACAATTGCAAAAGCTGTATATGAGCAACTATCTCATAAATTTGACGGCAGTGCCTTCATCCTTGATGTTGGGGCCCTTGCTAGAACGGGCGAGCTTATGTCACCAAAAGGAAAGGCACGGCAGTTTGGACGACAGAAAAAAGTGCTTATAGTCTTTGACAATGTTGATGGACTTGATGCATTTGAAAGTGACCAAATATTTGATCGAGCATTGTTTGGTGAAGGAAGCAAGATAATTATCATAGCAAAGGACAAAAAGGAACTCACTAGTTGTGGACTGCAGGAGGTCAACATTTATTTTGCCTGCGAGCTGAACAACACGCAATCACTTCGATTGCTTGGGTACCATGCATTTAAAGGTAAGCAACCAACAGCTGAGATTGTTGAATTAGCAAGGAAGGTGACAGAATTTGCTGGAGGATTGCCATTAGCTCTTGTGGTACTTGGCTCACTCCTTTCGAGTATGAGAACCAAAGAAGAATGGGAAAGCATGTTGGAAAAATTATCAAGTGCTCCGGGTGAAGGTTTAGATAAAGTACTTAAAGTAAGCATGGATGCTCTACATCCTCATCAACAACAAGTATTTTTTGACATAGCATGTCTAAAAGAGTGTGCACCTTCACTATGGAAGGACATTGGACACTATCCAGGCAATACCATCAAATTTCTTGAAGAGAGGTGTCTCATTAGCCTTGATGCTCAAGACGGACCTAGGATGCACGACCCCATCCGAGATTGGGGTCGAAGATGGATAGCACAAGAAGGCTACAAGTGCTCGACGCCGGCCATGAACATTTTTGGGTTGGATCTTCAGCAGCAGAATATATTTTTGGACATAGCATGTTATCTCATTGGCCGTGAAGAGGAGTATGCAACTTATATGTGGGAGGATTGTGGGTACTCTCCAACCGATGCAATCAAAGTTCTTCAGGACAGGTGTCTTATAAGGATCGATGAGGATGGCAGGTTCAAGATGAAAGACTACATTCGAAATATGGGCAGATCGATGGTTGAAAAAGGTGAACTCAGTCCTTGTATGTATGGCAGAATTTGGAACGAGAATTTGCCAGAGAGTCTTCGGGATTGGGAG GGCTGGAGCAATGATCAGATCGAAGGTATTAATGCTCTCCTTAGTTGGCATTTGAGGGCTGTTAGGATTGAAGCAATGGGCAATGTAAGAGTGGCCCATCTTATACGTTGCTATTTCCTTCAGCCACAGCCTTTAAAGAATCTCAGATGGCTACGGATGGAAATGTGTGTTGTTGATAGCTGGTTATTGAATGACGGAGGCATCCTTGAGAATCTTGTTGTCCTGCAACTGCATTACTGTCGCATGTGGTCGCGGGGTGAGGAAGACGTGGTCGTTGCAAGCAATAAACGTCAAGTG GTCTTCAAGAAACTGAAGGTTCTAGAGATCTTAGGTTGTCAACGTGTGTCTCTTGATTTCTCACTCATGCCGAGCATATTGAAACTGGTGATTGAGGAGTCGCGGGAATTTGATGAAACTCCCAAGACGATTGCGGGCCTTAGTAAGCTCAAATACTTGAGAATTACAGACTGTCAGGGACTGAAGAAACTATCCAGCAGTGTCAGTAACTTGAGTTCCCTTGAAACCCTTCAGCTTGGAGGATGCCGAAAGCTTCAAAAGTTGCCAGAATGTCTGGGGGATTTGGCAGCCTTAGGAGAACTCATCCTTTCAGGCTGTCAGTCATTAGAAAAAATTTATAATTCCATAATCAAACTAAACCGTCTACATACCATCGACATCAGTGGCTGTCGGTCTCTTCCATATCTTCCACAACTTCCATCCTCTTTGATCACTCTTGATGCCTCTGGGTGTACCAATTTGAGACAGGTCGCAGATATGTCAAGCCTAAAAGATCTAAAGACTTTGAATCTAGATGGATGTGATGTACTTCAAGACTTACCTGGCCTACACAATTTAAAATCCCTAACATTTTTAAAGCTGCCATTTCATATTAGTCAGAGGGAGAAGCTGTAA